In a genomic window of Meriones unguiculatus strain TT.TT164.6M chromosome 8, Bangor_MerUng_6.1, whole genome shotgun sequence:
- the Tmem203 gene encoding transmembrane protein 203: MLFSLRELVQWLGFATFEIFVHLLALLVFSVLLALRVDGLAPGLSWWNVFVPFFAADGLSTYFTTIVSVRLFQDGEKRLAVLRLFWVLTVLSLKFVFEMLLCQKLVEQTRELWFGLITSPVFILLQLLMIRACRVN; this comes from the coding sequence ATGTTATTCTCACTGCGGGAACTGGTGCAGTGGCTGGGCTTCGCCACCTTCGAGATCTTCGTGCACCTGCTGGCCCTGTTGGTGTTCTCCGTGCTGTTGGCATTGCGAGTGGATGGCTTGGCCCCGGGCCTCTCCTGGTGGAACGTATTTGTACCCTTTTTCGCTGCTGATGGGCTCAGCACCTACTTCACCACCATCGTATCCGTTCGTCTCTTCCAAGACGGAGAGAAGCGACTGGCTGTATTGCGTCTCTTCTGGGTTCTCACCGTCCTTAGCCTCAAGTTTGTCTTTGAGATGCTGTTGTGCCAGAAGCTAGTGGAGCAGACCCGAGAGCTCTGGTTCGGCCTGATTACATCTCCGGTTTTCATTCTCTTGCAGCTGCTCATGATCCGGGCTTGTCGTGTCAATTAG